The Candidatus Poribacteria bacterium genome includes the window CACCGGTGAATACGAATGGCGTGGATATATCCCGTTTGACCGGCTCCCTCACTCCCTTAACCCGAAGCAGGGATATCTGGTCAACTGGAACAATAAGCCTGCCGTATGGTGGGATAACTTCGATACCCCCGTCTGGGGTAAGATCTCCAGGGTGCACAGGATCGAGGAATTGACCGAATCGGACGATCTTCTGACGATCGAGGATGTCGAGGGCATACTCAGGGATATCGCCTATAACGATGAGAACGCCGATTACTTTAAACCTCTTATCCTTCGGGCTTCAGAGAAGGCCAAACCTGGAGAAGATCCGATGCTCAAGGCGGCGATCAGATACCTCAGGGCGTGGGATAATCACGCCGTCGAAGGATCGGTTGCCAAGTCAATTATGGATGAATGGATCGGGAAGGTCAGGGAGGAAATCTTTCTGGGAGTGCTCGGCGATTTCGGCGATATGGGGAAGTTCCATTATTTCCTTCAGCCGAGCCTGATTCTACATGTGCTGGAAGGTGAGAAGTCCAAATGCCCCGTCTCATATAATTACCTCCAGGGAAGGGATGTGAACGAGGTTATAATCTCAGCCCTGGAGAAAGCCGTCGCCGATCTCGAGGCTAAGTTCGGGAGGAATATATTTGAATGGCAGCATAAAAACGGCGAGATCAAACTTGACCCGCTACCTCCGATACCCGAATCGAATCGGGGCACCTACATACAGATCATCGAGCTAACCAGACCGTATATACATGGCATCAACGTTCTGCCGCCGGGCCAAAGCGAAGATCCCGAATCGCCCCATTACTCCGATCAGAGGGAGTTGGCGGGATGGTGGATGTTCAAACCGATGCTATACAGGCGCGAGCAGATAAGGTGAGATCACCACGCCGTCCATCACAAATGGAGCTAGAACTCATACCTCGTCCATTCGATCGGATCGACAAAGGTTCCATCCACCTCCATGCCCCAATGCAGATGAGGCCCCGATGCGCGTCCCGTCGATCCAACCAGCCCTATCGTCTGTCCCTTCTTCACCCTATCGCCCTGTTTGACGAGGATCTTCCGGAGGTGGTAGTAGTGGGATCTGACTCCGAGGCCGTGATCTATTATGACGGCGTTGCCGCGTATGTTTAGCCGATCGGCGAACAACACCACACCTGAATTGGCCGATTTGACAGGGGTTCCCTCTTTGGCGGCGATATCCACCCCCATGTGCCTGGATCTGGCTAGCCCGTTGTTATAGACTCGGAACTTGCCGAAGGTTGAGCTTATCGGACCATACACCGGCATGATGAACTTCCCACTCCACAGTTTCTCCCTGCTCCCTTCCATCTCCTCCACCTTGCTGAGCTTCAGATTATCCTCCTCAATGAGGTTGTGATCGGTCAGAAGTCTGAGTTTACCTTTGGGCAGATTCACCACGCCTATCTCGAACGAGGTCCTTCTTACCTCAAAATCGACCTTCTTGTATGACCGATTTCCGGCCGGATCGACGAAGGAGATGAAAAGGCTCGATTTGCCCACCCGCGCCTCGGCGCTCAGCCCGAGGATCGCCTCATATTGGTATCCCCCTTTTCCGATCTTAATCCGATACAGTTGGAGAGATGATCTTCTGAAGAGATTGGGATCGATCACGGAGTAATCCGATATCGCTCGCTCGTTCACCGAGACGTAAACCGCTAGCGTTCCACCCTGCTTTGGTCTCTTCGGTTTCAACGAAACGGTGACGTCGGGAGGGGTATGATCTATGACGAAACTTAGCTCACGTGAGGCGCTGTTTCTCCATATCGAGGCGTCTTTCGCCTCGACGATGAGCTTAAACCTGCCCTCAGGAACGAATTGAATGTTGAAGCCCAGATCTCTATCGATCTCCCTTTTACGTCCTTTACCGATGAACACCACCTGCTTGAAGCCCTTCTCGTTTTCAATCCTGACTGTGATCTCCCTCACTCCGGCTTTAAGATCTACGATCCTCATATGTCCGTTCAGCTTAAAGCTGAAAGAGTTTGAGTTGAGGCTTACATCTATCGAAGGCGGCTGACGGTCGGAATAGAAAGGGTGGAACAGCACAGCAAGGGCGGCTATCAGGATCAGCGTCGGGGTTATGATCAGAAACTTTCTCCATCTCATCATCCCACTCCCGGTATGATCCTCTCAGCGTTTTCGTGATAGACCTTCGACAGCACCTCGTCTGGTAGGTATATGCCATAGATCATCCACCTGCCCTGCCTCGGTATATCGGTCAGGCTGTAGTTGAAGTATTCGTCATCCGTCTCGAGGAACCTGAAATAAACCCTATACCACTCCGGAAGCGGATATGTGTCGATACCGAAGAGTATTCTATCGCTGTAGTGGATGAAGAATTTCCTAGCTGTATAGGGCTGTCTGCCGAGTTCGCCTATTCTCTCGGAGATATCCACATAAAGGTTAGGGCACTCCTCCAGGAGTTGTCCGACCCATTTGAGGTTTTCGGCGTAACTGGCGACATGGGCGCTTATGAAGGTGGTCTGGGGATTGGATTTAAGGAGATTAACCTGCTGTTCCATAAGCTCCATGAAGGAGGGGTAATCCCTGTCGTAGAAGTGCCAGTTAGGGTGCTTGACCAGTTCCTCCCATCGTTCGTTGAATCTATCGAGGGGATCGAAGAAAGCGACGGGATCGGCTATGTGATAGAGCACGGGCACCTTCAGCTCGGCTGCCTTCTGCCAGAGCGGTTTTAACCTCTCATCATCAGCCCGTAGCAGTTTC containing:
- a CDS encoding amidohydrolase family protein gives rise to the protein MRRNQIKPILLTEYVPKPKLVLEEHTPQRAKFPVIDVHNHIGRRGEEWAVRDVGKLVDDMDACNVKLIVNLSGGWGDTLKENIDRYRSKYPDRFAVFANLDWSVVGEPNFGERLAEQLEESVRAGAQGLKIFKNLGLGVRDKDGKLLRADDERLKPLWQKAAELKVPVLYHIADPVAFFDPLDRFNERWEELVKHPNWHFYDRDYPSFMELMEQQVNLLKSNPQTTFISAHVASYAENLKWVGQLLEECPNLYVDISERIGELGRQPYTARKFFIHYSDRILFGIDTYPLPEWYRVYFRFLETDDEYFNYSLTDIPRQGRWMIYGIYLPDEVLSKVYHENAERIIPGVG
- a CDS encoding M23 family metallopeptidase, encoding MRWRKFLIITPTLILIAALAVLFHPFYSDRQPPSIDVSLNSNSFSFKLNGHMRIVDLKAGVREITVRIENEKGFKQVVFIGKGRKREIDRDLGFNIQFVPEGRFKLIVEAKDASIWRNSASRELSFVIDHTPPDVTVSLKPKRPKQGGTLAVYVSVNERAISDYSVIDPNLFRRSSLQLYRIKIGKGGYQYEAILGLSAEARVGKSSLFISFVDPAGNRSYKKVDFEVRRTSFEIGVVNLPKGKLRLLTDHNLIEEDNLKLSKVEEMEGSREKLWSGKFIMPVYGPISSTFGKFRVYNNGLARSRHMGVDIAAKEGTPVKSANSGVVLFADRLNIRGNAVIIDHGLGVRSHYYHLRKILVKQGDRVKKGQTIGLVGSTGRASGPHLHWGMEVDGTFVDPIEWTRYEF